The following are from one region of the Stigmatella ashevillena genome:
- the sctQ gene encoding type III secretion system cytoplasmic ring protein SctQ: MSSSLSVSSSRVTKLSRLGTRRLTRAHVALGERPQVSRMGQQALQVVCESLGRELGCAVSAVSRLAEAGVVPVKGLSHTAAFVFLDLSASGGSAVLELEPPVLFAALERLAGGAARQGPMTRLTRLEEASIAYLVLAALVAFRSQGELQRRWGPRLVGVTVSRTDALARLEGRRAHVGVELSLTLGQCTAGARLVIPAGVVESTYRDLPVQREASCAPEVLAASLRARCFLGSRLLLPSELGTLAVGDVVVFEGARLAGESLLGRGRLVTRGFELVGEFSTEGFSLMRARTRALSLEADMVAVTERSEGMPPLPVEVEIELTRLLLPLSELATLRPGQLLPLHIHVSEPVVLRVGDRGVARAELVDIDGEIGARILSLLP, from the coding sequence ATGTCCTCTTCTTTGTCCGTTTCTTCTTCAAGAGTCACCAAGCTGTCCCGGCTGGGAACGCGCCGGTTGACCCGGGCACATGTCGCCTTGGGGGAGCGTCCCCAGGTCTCGCGGATGGGCCAGCAGGCCCTCCAGGTCGTCTGTGAGTCCTTGGGACGCGAGCTGGGATGTGCCGTCTCCGCGGTTTCGCGGCTGGCCGAGGCCGGGGTGGTTCCGGTGAAAGGGCTCTCCCACACGGCCGCGTTCGTCTTTCTGGACCTGTCGGCATCCGGCGGCTCGGCGGTGTTGGAGCTGGAGCCCCCTGTGCTGTTCGCGGCACTGGAGCGCCTGGCGGGGGGCGCTGCGCGGCAGGGGCCGATGACGCGGCTGACGCGATTGGAGGAAGCGTCGATCGCCTATCTGGTCCTCGCCGCGCTTGTCGCCTTCCGGTCTCAAGGGGAACTCCAGCGCCGATGGGGTCCTCGGCTCGTGGGGGTGACGGTGAGCCGGACGGACGCGCTGGCACGGCTGGAGGGGCGCAGGGCACACGTGGGGGTCGAACTGAGCCTGACCCTGGGGCAGTGCACGGCGGGGGCACGGCTGGTGATTCCGGCGGGGGTGGTGGAGTCCACCTACAGGGATCTGCCCGTGCAGCGGGAAGCGTCCTGCGCACCCGAAGTCCTCGCGGCGTCCCTCAGGGCGCGCTGCTTTCTGGGAAGCCGCCTGCTTCTGCCCTCCGAACTGGGAACGCTCGCGGTGGGAGATGTCGTGGTCTTCGAAGGGGCCCGCCTGGCAGGGGAGAGCCTTCTAGGGCGGGGACGCTTGGTGACGCGTGGTTTCGAACTCGTGGGGGAGTTTTCCACCGAGGGCTTTTCCCTGATGCGCGCGCGCACGCGGGCGCTTTCGTTGGAGGCAGACATGGTGGCCGTGACGGAGCGGAGCGAGGGGATGCCCCCGTTGCCGGTGGAAGTGGAGATCGAACTGACGAGGCTGCTGCTGCCGTTGTCGGAGTTGGCCACCCTGAGGCCCGGGCAGCTCTTGCCGCTGCACATCCACGTGAGCGAGCCGGTGGTGCTGCGCGTGGGAGATCGGGGCGTGGCGCGTGCCGAACTGGTCGATATCGATGGCGAGATTGGCGCACGGATTTTGTCCCTGTTGCCGTGA
- a CDS encoding flagellar M-ring protein FliF, which translates to MFHPLPRCLALLMVVGATACRERIQHGLDERQANELQTVLLERGVEARKVPEAGKKPSWSIEVDEAQAPAAVRTLAELGLPRPVAETGCDVFGGGGLLRTPLEEQLCRTRVLERGIEKTLQGMEGVLVARVHLMVPPPARPGHAQTPAKASALVRTVPGQAARLRQSQERLQALIAGGVEGLSPEAVSLLVDEASVRAEAVPVSRPQPLRFRVLLVTLGGMVTGLAVALVFLTLRLRTYQARAEGVAALPPAPARPVVTPNAARKLA; encoded by the coding sequence ATGTTCCATCCTCTTCCACGGTGTCTCGCGCTCCTGATGGTGGTGGGGGCCACCGCGTGCCGCGAGCGCATCCAGCACGGCCTCGATGAGCGCCAGGCCAATGAACTGCAAACCGTCCTCCTGGAGCGAGGGGTGGAGGCGCGCAAGGTTCCGGAGGCGGGCAAGAAGCCCTCCTGGTCCATCGAAGTCGATGAGGCCCAAGCCCCGGCCGCGGTGCGCACCCTGGCGGAGCTGGGCCTGCCGAGGCCCGTGGCGGAAACAGGCTGCGATGTCTTCGGAGGGGGAGGGCTGCTCCGGACGCCCCTTGAGGAGCAGCTCTGCCGGACGCGGGTTCTGGAGCGCGGAATCGAGAAGACGCTCCAAGGGATGGAGGGGGTCCTGGTGGCGCGCGTGCACCTGATGGTGCCGCCGCCCGCGCGCCCAGGGCACGCACAAACGCCTGCCAAGGCCTCGGCCCTGGTGCGGACGGTCCCCGGACAGGCGGCCCGGCTGCGCCAGTCCCAGGAGAGGCTCCAGGCGCTCATCGCAGGAGGCGTGGAGGGACTGTCCCCAGAGGCCGTCTCACTCCTGGTGGATGAGGCCTCCGTGCGGGCAGAGGCCGTGCCGGTGAGCCGTCCGCAGCCTCTGCGGTTTCGTGTGCTGTTGGTGACCTTGGGCGGAATGGTCACCGGGCTCGCGGTGGCACTGGTGTTTCTCACGCTCCGCTTGAGGACGTATCAGGCGCGGGCCGAGGGGGTTGCGGCCCTGCCCCCAGCCCCCGCCCGGCCCGTGGTGACGCCGAACGCGGCGCGCAAGCTGGCGTGA
- a CDS encoding type III secretion apparatus protein: protein MAIDGIGSVGGVGGMLPQQVGRERFSQVLEATKGTDRALAGAAQASALVVARVPQAEQMLDRVGHAQRELDHLLAQAESGRSFSPRELLAFQARVYRASQEVDLAGKGVEKATSGVKQILQTQV from the coding sequence ATGGCCATCGACGGGATTGGTTCGGTTGGAGGGGTGGGCGGGATGCTCCCGCAGCAGGTGGGCCGGGAGCGGTTCAGCCAGGTGCTGGAGGCGACGAAGGGCACGGACCGTGCGCTGGCGGGCGCGGCACAGGCCTCCGCACTGGTGGTGGCGCGGGTGCCGCAGGCGGAGCAGATGCTGGATCGGGTGGGGCATGCGCAGCGGGAGTTGGATCACCTCCTGGCGCAGGCCGAGTCGGGCCGGAGCTTCTCGCCCCGTGAGCTGCTCGCGTTCCAGGCCCGTGTCTACCGCGCCAGCCAGGAGGTGGACCTGGCCGGCAAGGGAGTCGAGAAGGCCACCAGCGGCGTGAAGCAGATCCTCCAGACGCAGGTGTGA
- a CDS encoding PilZ domain-containing protein, whose translation MTPTPSARPAADRFHPRVEANLMVKVLLPGRVVGAKARDLSMAGLFLHAHPADTLRELTLSIPLPDDREITTTCFIRRRTTHGVALEFGTLDWDDFLALARFLHPRLP comes from the coding sequence ATGACACCGACCCCCAGCGCCCGCCCCGCAGCTGATCGCTTCCACCCCCGCGTGGAGGCCAACCTGATGGTCAAGGTCCTCCTGCCGGGACGGGTCGTCGGCGCCAAGGCGCGGGATCTGTCCATGGCGGGCCTCTTCCTGCACGCTCACCCGGCGGACACGCTGCGCGAGCTCACGCTCTCCATTCCCCTGCCGGACGACCGGGAGATCACCACCACGTGCTTCATCCGCCGCCGCACCACGCACGGCGTGGCACTCGAGTTCGGAACACTGGACTGGGATGACTTCCTGGCCCTGGCCCGGTTCCTTCACCCGCGGCTGCCCTGA
- a CDS encoding response regulator: MHAERSSPFHILLVEDEPVIRELVRSMLSDGTVDVVCAADGLEGLKLAKDRSFHLILMDVVLPQLDGVSVCRILKSDPVTARVPLYMLTAKAKKSDVENATLAGADGYIHKPFRGTELMALVDRLRLEAATS, translated from the coding sequence ATGCACGCCGAACGCTCATCCCCCTTCCACATCCTGCTCGTCGAGGACGAGCCGGTCATCCGTGAGCTGGTTCGCTCGATGCTGAGCGATGGCACGGTGGATGTGGTGTGCGCGGCGGATGGGCTCGAAGGGCTGAAGCTGGCCAAGGACCGCTCGTTCCACCTCATCCTGATGGACGTGGTGTTGCCGCAGCTCGACGGCGTCTCGGTGTGCCGCATCCTCAAGAGCGACCCCGTGACGGCCCGCGTTCCGCTCTACATGCTGACGGCGAAGGCGAAGAAGTCGGATGTGGAGAATGCCACGCTGGCCGGAGCGGACGGCTACATCCACAAGCCCTTCCGAGGCACGGAGCTGATGGCCCTGGTGGATCGGCTGCGCCTGGAGGCGGCCACGTCCTGA
- a CDS encoding SH3 domain-containing protein: MSALTAMLAAVLLGQGYYTPEEAETLFSQANEAYSREDYTAAREGYEKLIAHGQGGPDVLYNLGTAYLAQGDLGRATLALERAWKQGGRASDLEANLAIARARQVDKVVGSALEEEFLTRLVLATPEGPVAWGFLGTWCVGFSALVLFRLLRPGQRAWAAVLAGVALVLAVPLGGLLAAHVWVQRTVHEAVVLSPKLVAREFPRGEAKTLFEVHAGLKVRLLEDAGRYVRIRLPNGLEGWTEREGVSEI, from the coding sequence ATGAGCGCCCTCACCGCGATGCTCGCCGCCGTCTTGCTGGGCCAGGGCTACTACACGCCCGAGGAGGCGGAGACCCTCTTCTCCCAGGCCAATGAGGCCTACTCCCGCGAGGACTACACCGCGGCGCGCGAGGGCTACGAGAAGCTGATCGCCCACGGGCAGGGCGGCCCGGATGTCCTCTACAACCTGGGCACCGCGTACCTGGCGCAGGGAGACCTGGGCCGGGCGACGCTGGCGCTGGAGCGAGCCTGGAAGCAGGGAGGGCGTGCCTCGGACCTGGAGGCGAACCTGGCCATTGCCCGGGCCCGGCAGGTGGACAAGGTGGTGGGCAGCGCGCTGGAAGAGGAGTTCCTCACCCGGCTGGTGCTGGCCACGCCCGAGGGCCCGGTGGCCTGGGGGTTCCTGGGCACGTGGTGCGTGGGCTTCAGCGCCCTGGTGCTCTTCCGGCTCCTGCGGCCGGGCCAGCGCGCCTGGGCGGCGGTGCTCGCGGGGGTGGCCCTGGTCCTGGCGGTGCCGCTGGGCGGCTTGCTCGCGGCCCACGTCTGGGTGCAGCGGACGGTGCACGAGGCGGTGGTGCTCTCGCCCAAGTTGGTGGCGCGCGAGTTTCCTCGCGGCGAGGCCAAGACGCTCTTCGAGGTGCACGCGGGACTGAAGGTCCGCCTGCTGGAAGACGCAGGACGCTATGTGCGCATCCGCCTCCCCAATGGTTTGGAGGGATGGACGGAGCGCGAGGGCGTGTCGGAGATATAG
- a CDS encoding BatD family protein — MRRTGNGWRVVLAGLAVLASAPAWAAVEFYQSVDRTEVGTEDAFRLTVVVVDAPPSAQVQFPAPKDFEVLSSSRSSQRSIQLSGGGPAVIQDVTKHTLVMRALRPGRLIIPPSVLETAGRTYRTEPLEITVNQGRMGPAPGQASRPSRLPDPFRNFPPQGQTQSPFGDDEDEDSIIPRGDSDLFLRSSLDRDDVYVGEQVTLSLYIYSRVDLSSVDAVTMPKLEGFWSEEVESPTQLSGERRTVNGIPYRAYLLRRRALFPVKAGSLTITAAEADITTGFLFAGHRVHRVSNPLKVRVKPLPSGAPPGMANAHVGEWQLTLDVSPTSVELGQPITVKVILEGSGNVKNVTPPKLTAPAALKIYDPSTSDRLNPVRNRIQGQRVQEYLVMPQRTGTFTLPSLEFPYFDPVRREYDVARTDPVTLTVEAGSGTTSPAGGTPSHVADAASAPKNVLSAGGLRPPRYQARFVAPAVPAWERAFFLPLVLAPVGLLLGVVLVGQARGRFFSQTEVGRNNQQAKAARKRLAEAEKLKDQGSASAFYAEVEKALMGFLEARLRTPVVGLTREALGDKMAQAGVAATHRSRVLFVLEACDLGRFGGGAESSERNRILDAAEAVMEKWEK; from the coding sequence ATGAGAAGGACTGGTAACGGCTGGCGGGTGGTGCTCGCCGGGCTGGCCGTGCTGGCCTCGGCGCCAGCGTGGGCAGCCGTCGAGTTCTATCAATCGGTGGACCGGACCGAAGTGGGGACCGAGGACGCCTTCCGCCTCACCGTGGTAGTGGTGGACGCGCCCCCTTCGGCGCAGGTGCAGTTCCCCGCGCCGAAGGACTTCGAGGTGCTCTCCTCGTCGCGCAGCAGCCAGCGCTCCATCCAGCTCTCGGGCGGCGGGCCGGCGGTCATCCAGGATGTCACCAAGCACACCCTCGTCATGCGCGCGCTGAGGCCGGGCCGGCTGATCATCCCGCCCTCGGTGCTCGAGACCGCGGGCCGGACCTATCGCACCGAGCCCCTGGAAATCACCGTGAACCAGGGCCGGATGGGTCCTGCCCCCGGGCAGGCAAGCCGCCCCAGTCGGCTGCCGGATCCTTTCCGGAACTTCCCTCCCCAGGGCCAAACCCAAAGCCCCTTTGGGGATGACGAGGACGAGGACTCCATCATTCCCCGCGGGGACTCGGACCTGTTCCTGCGCTCGAGCCTGGACCGGGACGACGTGTACGTGGGCGAGCAGGTGACGCTGTCGCTCTACATCTACTCCCGCGTGGATCTGTCCAGCGTGGATGCGGTGACCATGCCCAAGCTGGAGGGCTTCTGGAGCGAGGAGGTGGAGAGCCCCACCCAGCTCTCCGGCGAGCGGCGCACCGTCAACGGCATTCCGTACCGCGCCTACCTGCTGCGTCGGCGGGCCCTCTTCCCGGTCAAGGCGGGCAGTTTGACGATTACCGCCGCCGAGGCGGACATCACCACTGGCTTTCTGTTCGCCGGGCATCGGGTGCACCGGGTGTCGAATCCGCTCAAGGTCCGGGTCAAGCCGCTGCCTTCGGGCGCGCCCCCGGGCATGGCCAATGCCCACGTGGGCGAATGGCAGCTCACCCTGGACGTCTCGCCCACGAGCGTGGAGCTGGGCCAGCCCATCACCGTGAAGGTCATCCTCGAGGGCTCGGGCAACGTGAAGAACGTCACCCCGCCCAAGCTGACCGCCCCGGCCGCGCTGAAAATCTATGATCCGTCCACCTCGGACCGGCTCAACCCCGTGCGCAACCGCATCCAAGGCCAGCGGGTGCAGGAATACCTGGTGATGCCGCAGCGCACGGGCACCTTCACCCTGCCCTCGTTGGAGTTCCCCTATTTCGACCCTGTCCGCCGCGAATACGACGTGGCGCGCACGGACCCCGTCACGCTGACCGTCGAGGCCGGCTCGGGTACCACCTCGCCCGCGGGGGGAACGCCCTCCCACGTGGCGGATGCCGCCAGCGCGCCGAAGAACGTCCTGTCCGCGGGTGGCCTGAGGCCTCCGCGCTATCAGGCGCGCTTCGTGGCCCCGGCGGTCCCTGCCTGGGAGCGGGCCTTCTTCCTGCCTCTGGTGCTGGCCCCGGTGGGGTTGTTGCTCGGCGTGGTGCTGGTGGGACAGGCGCGCGGGCGGTTCTTCTCGCAGACCGAGGTGGGGCGGAACAACCAGCAGGCGAAGGCGGCGCGCAAGCGGCTGGCCGAGGCGGAGAAGTTGAAGGACCAGGGCAGCGCCAGTGCGTTCTATGCCGAGGTGGAGAAGGCCCTGATGGGCTTCCTGGAGGCCCGGCTGCGGACGCCCGTGGTGGGGCTCACCCGCGAGGCCTTGGGGGACAAGATGGCCCAGGCGGGAGTGGCGGCGACCCACCGCTCGCGGGTGCTCTTCGTCCTGGAGGCATGTGACTTGGGCCGCTTTGGCGGGGGCGCGGAGTCTTCGGAGCGCAACCGCATCCTGGATGCGGCCGAGGCCGTGATGGAGAAGTGGGAGAAATGA
- a CDS encoding tetratricopeptide repeat protein encodes MKRQGRAGRALAWLLVGGLASPVWAAGPLEKDHPRAAEGRAAYDARQYEKALEAFEAVQKERPGDPAVEFNRGDALAQLGRSEEAKAAFQRVVESNRTDLQQKAWYNLGNLAASKGERKEALQAYRRALTLDPSDAMARHNYEVVLRNLPPPQQGGQDGGTDGGGDGGQDGGSDGGSDGGRPDAGQDGGQKGDGGRPQDGGTNGGDGGSDGGQDGGADGGGDGGADAGGDGGQDGGGDGGEGQGDGGEDAGADGGGSNAEEGEESDGGSDEGREGEAQEQQSGSDAGSSQAELDRQEAERLLDAMKQNEKNLQLWRFQQKKKQRAPNEKDW; translated from the coding sequence GTGAAGCGGCAGGGGCGTGCGGGACGGGCGCTGGCGTGGCTCCTGGTGGGCGGGCTGGCCAGTCCAGTGTGGGCCGCGGGTCCGCTGGAGAAGGACCACCCTCGCGCGGCCGAGGGGCGTGCGGCGTATGACGCGCGCCAATACGAGAAGGCGCTGGAGGCCTTCGAGGCGGTCCAGAAGGAGCGGCCGGGCGATCCCGCGGTGGAGTTCAACCGGGGAGACGCGCTGGCGCAGCTGGGGCGCTCGGAGGAAGCCAAGGCCGCCTTCCAGCGGGTGGTGGAATCCAACCGGACCGATCTGCAGCAGAAGGCCTGGTACAACCTGGGGAACCTCGCCGCGTCGAAGGGCGAGCGCAAGGAGGCGCTCCAGGCCTACCGGCGGGCCCTCACGCTGGACCCGAGCGATGCCATGGCCCGGCACAACTACGAGGTGGTGCTGCGCAACCTTCCACCGCCGCAGCAGGGCGGGCAGGATGGGGGCACCGATGGCGGCGGGGACGGAGGCCAGGATGGCGGCTCTGATGGCGGCTCCGATGGCGGCCGTCCCGACGCGGGTCAGGACGGAGGCCAGAAGGGGGATGGAGGCAGGCCCCAGGATGGCGGGACGAATGGCGGAGATGGAGGGTCCGACGGGGGCCAGGATGGCGGCGCGGACGGAGGCGGGGACGGGGGCGCCGATGCCGGCGGGGACGGGGGCCAGGATGGAGGCGGGGACGGGGGCGAGGGGCAGGGGGATGGCGGAGAGGACGCGGGGGCCGACGGGGGGGGCTCGAACGCAGAGGAAGGCGAGGAGAGCGACGGCGGCAGCGACGAGGGCCGGGAGGGCGAGGCCCAGGAGCAGCAGTCCGGTTCGGACGCAGGGTCTAGCCAGGCGGAGCTCGACCGGCAAGAAGCGGAGCGGCTGCTGGATGCGATGAAGCAGAACGAGAAGAATCTCCAGCTGTGGCGTTTCCAGCAGAAGAAGAAGCAGAGGGCACCGAATGAGAAGGACTGGTAA
- a CDS encoding VWA domain-containing protein, producing MPHVEPWRFTVLGYQAGLAQPIFLLLCAVGLLLGTLALVLALRRRSRVRALLAERLVERLAPGVSQWRPAVQGSLYGLGLALLGVALAQPQCGSKSEMTKRKGIDVVVVLDASKSMLARDVQPSRLERAKLELNTLLDELKGDRVGLVVFAGDAFIQSPLTSDYSAVKLFLRAVDPEQMPQGGSNIGAALKLASQVLSNADRGAKERAVVLLSDGEDLFGEVGEATEALKDGGVQVLAVGVGSENGEPIPVFNRRGEFVDYKKDSGGETVITRLDRGGLTAIAEATGGAFFYQPRGVAMGQVVERIDKMQKSELESRVTVRYDERFQYYAAPGLVLLVAGMLLLPSSRRRVS from the coding sequence ATGCCGCATGTGGAACCCTGGCGCTTCACCGTTCTCGGCTATCAGGCGGGACTGGCGCAGCCGATCTTCCTGCTGCTGTGCGCGGTAGGCCTGCTGCTGGGCACACTGGCGCTGGTGCTGGCGTTGCGGCGGCGCTCGCGGGTGCGGGCGCTGTTGGCGGAGCGGCTGGTGGAGCGGCTGGCGCCGGGCGTCTCCCAGTGGCGTCCGGCGGTGCAGGGCAGCCTCTATGGGCTGGGGCTGGCGCTGCTGGGCGTGGCCCTGGCCCAGCCTCAGTGCGGCAGCAAGAGCGAGATGACGAAGCGCAAGGGCATCGACGTGGTGGTGGTGCTGGATGCCTCCAAGTCCATGCTCGCGCGGGATGTGCAGCCCAGCCGCCTGGAGCGGGCCAAGCTGGAGCTGAACACGCTGTTGGATGAGCTGAAGGGGGACCGGGTGGGGCTGGTCGTCTTTGCGGGCGATGCCTTCATCCAGTCGCCGCTCACCTCGGACTACTCGGCCGTGAAGCTGTTCCTGCGCGCGGTGGACCCCGAACAGATGCCCCAAGGGGGCAGCAACATCGGTGCAGCGCTGAAGCTGGCCAGCCAGGTGCTGAGCAACGCGGACCGGGGGGCCAAGGAGCGCGCCGTCGTCCTGCTGTCGGATGGCGAGGACCTCTTTGGCGAGGTGGGCGAGGCGACCGAGGCGCTCAAGGACGGTGGCGTGCAGGTGCTGGCGGTGGGCGTCGGCTCGGAGAACGGGGAGCCCATCCCCGTCTTCAACCGGCGCGGCGAGTTCGTGGACTACAAGAAGGATTCGGGCGGGGAGACGGTCATCACGCGGCTGGACCGCGGGGGCTTGACGGCCATCGCGGAGGCCACGGGCGGCGCCTTCTTCTACCAGCCCCGCGGCGTGGCCATGGGGCAGGTGGTGGAGCGCATCGACAAGATGCAGAAGAGCGAGCTCGAGAGCCGTGTGACGGTGCGGTACGACGAGCGCTTCCAGTACTACGCGGCGCCGGGCCTGGTGCTGCTCGTGGCGGGGATGCTGCTGTTGCCCTCCTCGCGCCGGAGGGTGTCGTGA
- a CDS encoding vWA domain-containing protein has product MPLDLAFHSPQVLWGLLLVPVLLFQAWRERRQRAVLRFSGAHVFARQGRGFRVYLLPALPVVRALAVAVALIALARPQSRDARVRDLSVEGIDIVVALDLSTSMEAGDFRPQNRLHVAKEVLAEFISNRVNDRIGLVVFAGAAYTQAPLTLDYGVVREVLKQIRTRVLEDGTAIGDALATSLNRLRDSEAKSRVVVLITDGDNNAGKISPLDAASMAQSLKIPIYTILVGKGGKVPFPQGQDLFGNTVWRDTEIPINPELLQDIASRTGGEYYRATDPEGLKQGLQKVLDSLERSKLMEGGASATYREDFHPYLLAAFGLAALELLLRATFLRVFP; this is encoded by the coding sequence ATGCCCCTGGACCTCGCGTTCCATAGCCCCCAGGTGCTCTGGGGGTTGCTGCTCGTTCCCGTCCTGCTCTTCCAGGCGTGGCGGGAGCGCCGTCAGCGCGCCGTGCTGCGCTTCTCCGGCGCCCATGTCTTCGCCCGGCAGGGCCGGGGCTTTCGGGTGTACCTGCTGCCCGCGCTGCCCGTGGTGCGCGCCCTCGCGGTGGCGGTGGCCCTCATCGCCCTCGCCCGGCCGCAGTCGCGCGACGCGCGGGTGCGGGACTTGAGCGTGGAGGGCATCGACATCGTGGTGGCGTTGGACCTGTCCACCTCCATGGAGGCCGGTGACTTCCGGCCGCAGAACCGCCTGCACGTGGCCAAGGAGGTGCTCGCTGAGTTCATCTCCAACCGCGTCAATGACCGCATCGGCCTGGTGGTTTTCGCCGGCGCCGCCTACACCCAGGCCCCGCTCACGCTGGACTACGGCGTGGTGCGGGAAGTCCTCAAGCAGATCCGCACGCGGGTGCTGGAGGACGGCACCGCCATCGGGGATGCGCTGGCCACCTCGCTCAATCGCCTGAGGGACTCGGAGGCCAAGAGCCGGGTGGTGGTGCTCATCACCGACGGCGACAACAACGCGGGGAAAATTTCTCCGCTGGATGCCGCCTCCATGGCCCAGTCGCTCAAGATTCCCATCTACACCATCCTGGTGGGCAAGGGCGGCAAGGTGCCCTTTCCCCAGGGGCAGGACCTCTTTGGCAACACCGTGTGGCGCGACACGGAGATTCCCATCAACCCCGAGCTCTTGCAGGACATCGCCTCGCGCACGGGAGGGGAGTACTACCGCGCCACGGACCCCGAGGGGCTCAAGCAGGGGCTCCAGAAGGTGCTGGACTCGCTGGAGCGCTCGAAGCTGATGGAGGGTGGGGCTTCGGCCACCTACCGTGAGGACTTCCATCCGTACCTGCTGGCGGCCTTCGGCCTTGCCGCGCTGGAGCTGCTCCTGCGCGCCACCTTCCTGAGGGTGTTTCCGTGA
- a CDS encoding BatD family protein: MRRLLLFVLLGGLAACGRSAGSESGADLQPLTAEVLDGGVALDGGASAEMGPWEVSGRVLPPQVMLGETFTYELVFTHAKDQRFELAMPKELEEFEVLEQTRQRQDGPERSTTTFQVKLSAFSLGTVKLPELRFELYAPAATQLVAVPGLEVEVTPTLPQSADSEGAELLDYQPPTEIPIRSWLLVWVLLGLLAAGLLVFAGVKWLRRPRAHAVASKPLAPLDVRTRQALDTLKAENLHGRGHAKDFYFRLSEIVRGYLGERYGFEALECTSPELFASLRKLRTPGLPEDKLMRFVSESDMVKYARAEAPPESCEASLAFGYELVEKTYSPPAPPTPESSANAPGPRVP, translated from the coding sequence ATGAGACGGCTCCTCCTCTTCGTGCTGCTCGGGGGGCTGGCCGCCTGTGGACGCTCGGCGGGCTCCGAGTCGGGCGCGGACCTTCAGCCCCTCACCGCCGAGGTGTTGGATGGGGGCGTGGCCCTGGATGGGGGCGCTTCCGCTGAGATGGGGCCCTGGGAGGTGTCCGGACGCGTCCTTCCCCCCCAGGTGATGTTGGGCGAGACGTTCACCTACGAGCTTGTCTTCACCCACGCCAAGGACCAGCGCTTCGAGCTGGCCATGCCCAAGGAGCTGGAGGAGTTCGAGGTGCTGGAGCAGACGCGCCAGCGCCAGGATGGGCCCGAGCGCTCCACCACCACCTTCCAGGTGAAGCTGTCCGCCTTCTCGCTGGGGACGGTCAAGTTGCCCGAGCTTCGCTTCGAGCTGTACGCCCCGGCGGCCACCCAGCTCGTGGCGGTGCCGGGCCTGGAGGTGGAGGTGACCCCCACGCTGCCGCAGAGCGCGGACTCGGAAGGCGCGGAGCTGCTCGACTACCAGCCGCCCACCGAGATTCCCATCCGCTCCTGGCTGCTGGTGTGGGTGCTGCTGGGCCTGCTGGCGGCGGGCCTGCTGGTCTTCGCCGGGGTGAAGTGGCTGCGCCGTCCGCGCGCGCATGCGGTGGCCTCGAAGCCGCTGGCGCCCCTGGATGTTCGCACCCGCCAGGCGTTGGACACCCTCAAGGCCGAGAACCTGCACGGCCGTGGCCACGCGAAGGACTTCTACTTCCGGCTCTCCGAGATCGTCCGGGGCTACCTGGGCGAGCGCTATGGCTTCGAGGCCCTCGAGTGCACCAGCCCCGAGCTGTTTGCCTCGCTGCGCAAGCTGCGCACACCCGGTCTGCCCGAGGACAAGCTGATGCGCTTCGTCTCCGAGTCGGACATGGTGAAGTACGCCCGGGCCGAGGCCCCCCCGGAGTCGTGCGAGGCCTCGCTCGCTTTCGGCTACGAGCTGGTCGAGAAGACCTATTCCCCTCCGGCGCCCCCCACCCCTGAATCCTCCGCCAATGCCCCTGGACCTCGCGTTCCATAG
- a CDS encoding DUF58 domain-containing protein, with product MLPKDLIRRIRKLEIRTRKVVSDMLAGQYHSVFKGRGMAFSEVRQYQPGDEIRIIDWNVTARMNEAYVKVFTEERELTVMLLVDVSASKEFGSHERSKSEIAAEAAAQIAFSAIANNDRVGLILFSDRVEKVVPPRKGRSHVLRLISDILTFKPQGKGTDLGAGLMYLRQVAKRKAVTFLISDFLTRDYEKPLRLVGRKHDLVPVVIADPLELEFPKLGLVEMEDPETGERFVVDTADPRVRGRFARAMSAQRLERQRLFKKLELDHVELRGGNDHGKALAQFFRARARRMAA from the coding sequence GTGCTCCCGAAGGACCTCATCCGCCGCATCCGCAAGCTGGAGATCCGGACCCGCAAGGTGGTCTCGGACATGCTGGCGGGCCAATACCACTCGGTCTTCAAGGGCCGGGGCATGGCTTTCTCCGAGGTGCGCCAGTACCAGCCCGGTGATGAAATTCGCATCATCGACTGGAACGTCACCGCGCGCATGAACGAGGCCTACGTCAAGGTCTTCACCGAGGAGCGCGAGCTGACGGTGATGCTGCTCGTGGACGTGTCGGCCTCGAAGGAGTTCGGCTCCCACGAGCGCAGCAAGTCGGAGATCGCCGCCGAGGCGGCCGCGCAGATTGCCTTCTCGGCCATCGCCAACAACGACCGGGTGGGGCTCATCCTGTTCTCGGACCGGGTGGAGAAGGTGGTGCCTCCGCGGAAGGGCCGCTCGCATGTGCTGCGGCTCATCAGCGACATCCTCACCTTCAAGCCCCAGGGCAAGGGAACCGACCTGGGCGCGGGCCTCATGTACCTGCGTCAGGTGGCCAAGCGCAAAGCAGTCACATTCCTCATCTCCGACTTCCTGACGCGAGACTACGAGAAGCCGCTTCGGTTGGTGGGCCGCAAGCACGACCTGGTGCCCGTCGTCATCGCCGATCCCCTGGAGCTGGAGTTTCCCAAGCTGGGCCTGGTGGAGATGGAGGACCCCGAGACGGGAGAGCGCTTCGTGGTGGACACGGCCGACCCGCGGGTGCGGGGCCGGTTTGCTCGCGCCATGAGTGCGCAGCGCCTGGAGCGGCAGCGCCTGTTCAAGAAGCTGGAGCTGGACCACGTGGAGCTGCGCGGCGGCAACGACCACGGCAAGGCGCTCGCGCAGTTCTTCCGCGCCCGGGCCCGGAGGATGGCGGCATGA